A single region of the bacterium genome encodes:
- a CDS encoding 4a-hydroxytetrahydrobiopterin dehydratase, which translates to MGSGPLPEAELRNALDSLEGWRVQAGKLHKEFQFADFNQAFGFMTRVALVAEQQSHHPEWFNVWNRVVVDLTTHDADGITASDIELAKEMNRLA; encoded by the coding sequence ATGGGAAGCGGCCCGTTGCCCGAGGCCGAACTGCGAAATGCACTCGACAGCCTCGAGGGCTGGCGCGTCCAGGCCGGCAAGCTCCACAAGGAATTCCAGTTCGCAGATTTCAACCAAGCGTTCGGCTTCATGACACGCGTCGCGCTCGTCGCCGAGCAACAGAGCCACCACCCGGAGTGGTTCAATGTCTGGAACCGCGTCGTCGTCGATCTCACGACCCACGATGCCGATGGCATCACGGCGAGCGACATCGAATTGGCGAAAGAGATGAACCGCCTGGCCTAA